The following coding sequences lie in one Vigna angularis mitochondrial DNA, complete sequence genomic window:
- the rps4 gene encoding ribosomal protein S4 encodes MRFKTCRLLSGNVRNRELTIIQRRVLRRLRNKKRSLKRKISPRKNMNSYIQSQTTRKLPLFHADLPITEMHRGTERTSYIPFILNPETRSDVIPVRLHFRETIPQARQPISHRRVFVNNRIVSITRLKVSHGDLISFQENDARIRGEEIRRSFYIEISVDKIIGKFLDHPVRMWRRTKTEWFHLLKTKRGCRLLLKSRFLQQQLRYSMQEEYLERTKKFGSEKVCLGSSFAEHNRMKRDLYHFKSLFLSKRRNEKNQDLPTRTRSPLVYNSSLYSNSTYCSSSPHPFPRKRRIKRIELPTHYSEVNHRTPKAVVFYGPNIGHIPHDIRLKDPNLPLRSGNGRGQNI; translated from the coding sequence ATGCGATTTAAAACTTGTCGTCTACTTTCAGGAAATGTTCGGAACAGAGAACTTACAATAATACAACGCCGCGTTCTCCGAAGATTGAGGAACAAGAAGAGATCTCTTAAGAGAAAGATTTCTCCGAGAAAAAATATGAACAGTTACATCCAATCACAAACTACACGAAAGTTGCCCCTTTTTCATGCAGATTTACCCATCACAGAGATGCACAGAGGAACAGAACGAACTTCATATATCCCTTTTATACTCAATCCAGAAACAAGATCGGACGTTATTCCGGTTCGTCTCCATTTTCGTGAAACTATTCCTCAAGCAAGGCAGCCGATAAGTCATCGAAGGGTTTTTGTTAATAATCGAATTGTAAGCATTACTCGTTTGAAAGTTTCCCACGGTGATCTAATATCTTTTCAAGAAAATGACGCGAGAATCCGCGGTGAAGAAATAAGGAGATCTTTCTATATCGAAATATCAGTTGATAAAATCATAGGCAAATTCCTGGATCACCCGGTAAGAATGTGGAGAAGAACCAAAACAGAATGGTTCCACCTACTCAAAACTAAGCGGGGATGCCGCCTGCTACTAAAATCCCGGTTTTTGCAACAACAGTTGCGTTATTCTATGCAAGAAGAATACTTAGAAAGAACAAAGAAGTTTGGATCCGAAAAAGTATGCTTAGGCAGTTCCTTCGCTGAGCACAACAGAATGAAGAGGGATTTGTATCATTTCAAATCCCTATTCTTATCGAAGAGAAGAAACGAGAAAAACCAAGATCTTCCTACTCGAACAAGAAGTCCTCTAGTTTACAACTCTTCTTTATATAGTAATTCGACCTATTGCTCCTCATCCCCCCATCCGTTTCCTAGGAAGAGAAGAATCAAAAGGATCGAACTACCTACTCATTATTCGGAGGTGAATCATAGAACACCAAAAGCGGTGGTATTTTATGGACCTAACATAGGTCACATCCCTCACGACATAAGATTGAAAGATCCAAACCTTCCTCTTCGGAGCGGAAACGGACGTGGCCAAAACATATAA